One Mus pahari chromosome 10, PAHARI_EIJ_v1.1, whole genome shotgun sequence genomic window, GGGTTGACAGCACTAGCCAGCATAGACGGGTGGATGGCACTAGCCAGCATGGATGCTGTCCACCACCAAACTGCGTTCTCATTGTAGTGGCTGCATAAACAAGCAGAGGCACGGAGAGCCGTGAACACTGACCTTCCTGAACTCTCTGActtaaaagaagaagagaaaaatccagACTGGTTGAAAGACAAGGGAAAGTGAGTTGTCTGAGTGTCCTGCATCCTACACTGGGCTCATCATGTTCCAAGACTAGCTGGAccttgtgtttgtgagtgtgcatgctgTTGGGGTAGGCAGGCCATGTGCTGGTTCATGTCTACTCGACCCAAGCttgagtcatttgggaagatggaacatcaattgaaaaaaaatgccccCAGCAAGGTTTGCTTGGCCTACACAACAAACTAAAGGCCAGCATgggtaacttagtgagaccctgtcttaaaataaggAAGGAATTGCTGCaatcctgctccagcctcccaagtgctggaatgactAGCATATGCTTTCATGTGCTTTCATGCATGCGAGGATGTGTTTTACtagggcttttgttgttttgttttgtttttgagacagaattatgtatagccctagctgtcctggaactagccctgtacaccaggctggccttgaactcacagagatctgcctgcctctgcctctctgcccctgcccctgcccctgccctgccccttgcccctgtccctgccccttgcccctgcgattaaaggtgtatgccatcacCACTGAACTGACATATCAacactcctgcttctgcctccaaactcctgggattacaggcctttAGCACCATGTCCatgttattctttaaaaatcatatttagaatgtttctccctgcttccctctaATGCTAAATCAAAGGGGCATGTGTCTCTTTACCAAGACGTActgatgctggctggctggccttgtGCACTCTGTCTGTCCAGTAGACTTTTGTAGTGATGGGGTTTGCTCGAGGGCCTCACTAGACAAGTGCTATaacactgagctatgtcccctgctctttctcctttttacaaTTATGTCACctattgtttgttttgacttgagGCTCACATGACAcagtctcctttctccctctcaagtAGTGGGATTGCAGCAATTCCttccttattttgagacagggtctcactaagttgcccatgCTGGCCTTCAGCTTGTTGTGTGGACCAAGCAAACCTTGATCTTGCAATCTTCTCACCTCAGCCAGTTCagcagctggggttacaggtctgAACCACCAGGCTGGTTGGTGTTGGCTGTGTGTGCGTTGACGGTACACCAACATGGGTGTCTCGGATGTCTCGCTCATAGCAGCGTCCTCGAGTCATGAAGAGCTAGCTGTTCCTTCTGGTTCTTGCTGTTTCCGTTTTCTCTGCACCAGTTTCCCCATGGTTACCACTGAACAGCAGCggctgtgctgtgtgctttcCTCCTCCATATCCAGCAGGGGGAGAAGTTTTACCAGCTTTTCACACCCCAACTTGAGGCCCAAGTCACCAGCTTCATTCAGACCAGTTTAAGCCCTTTTCCTATCCCTAAATAAATCCCCATATCAAGGAAGATAGGCATACACCTGCTGCATTAAACCTGTGAGGGCAGCCTATGGGTGGGAGGATCCGTCCTACTCAAGGTCCTTGCTTGGTGTATGTGGAGAGATGGAGTCTGTGCAGTAGGCAGTCTCCATCTGACAGGAAATAAACAAGGCAGATGGTGAACCATCTCTCTCTGAGTGCTAAGTAGGGTTGATGTTATTTTTTCATGTCTGCTTTAATGTTAAATTGGccctttctttttgtctcattAGCAAATTGTTTGCAACAGAAAACTATTTGGCAGCGGTTGATGCATATAATTTAGCCATACGACTGAACTGTAAGATCCCATTATTGTATTTGAATCGGGCTGCTTGCCACCTCAAATTAAAAAACCTACACAAGGCCATCGAGGACTCTTCTAAAGTACGTATATTTCTCTGTTTGGGTGTGttatgtatttacttcatttaaaaatatagtgcacagccaaggctatatagagaaaccctgtctcgaaaaaccaaaccaaaccaaacaaaacaaaaaaatattgtgctttggggctggagagatggatcagccgttaagagcactgactgctcctccagtggacccagattcaatttccagcacccacatggtggctcacaactatctgtaactccaagatctgacaccctcacatagatatacatgcaaataaaacatcaatgcacactggctgggcagtggtgcatgcctgtaatcccagcacttgggaggcagaggcaggtggatttctgagttcgaggctagcctggtctacagagtgagttccaggacagccaggactgcacagagaaaccctgtctcgaaaaacaaaacaaacaaaatgcacgtctcacacacacacacacacacacacacacacacacaccaccaccaccaccaccaccaccaccatatatatatgtatgtatgtatgtatgtatgtatgtatgtatgtatgtttatatatatatatatttgtatattttgatatatatgatTATCATGAAGAGCCAGCTATAGTGGCTCATCAAGGGGTTGAAGGAAGAGGATCacttagttcaaggccagacgAATTCCAGGCAAGGTtaccaaatgagaaaaatgtatgcTCACTTCAGCAGCATGTATGCTAAAAAaggaatgatacagagaagagCATCATGGCCCCTGTGCAAAGATGACACAGAAATTCATGAAGTATTTCCTAATTTGTCTTTTTGAGTTTCCATTTGGAATGTGCTTAGACTACTAAAACAATAACTACTGATGTCTGAAAAGTTTGTTATAGAACCTAGCATGTTCATGATCCACAGGGACGGGGATTGGGCCTATGTTTGCTTGGCCCTCTTTATTGGTTTAAACGATGCTCTAGGATTTAGCACTTAGCCTAGTGGTAAAGCCTCTGCTCAGCCAGTGTGAGGTGCTGGGTTCTAGACTcagtcccctcccccagaagTTCTGCCTTCAAGGTAAtcgctgtgctgtgtgtgtggtcctttttcccctttttctttgttctgtgtagaGGACGGTCTGCAGTAGCCATGCTTTCTGTTTCCAAAGAGTGAGCTTGTTTTGGAGTGAGCCGAAGTGAAAGACCAATCGGCAAGTGACAGGCAGGAAGTGAAGCCTCAGATAGTAAAAAACGTCATCGCCTCGGGCCCTGACGATGTCCTGCAGTGGTGACTGGGGCAGTCCCACTGAGGAAGTCCCACTGGGCTTCCTGATTGAGAGGTGTCTAGGCAGAGCATAGGCTTTGCTTCATGGAGGAGCCTCCGGTTCCTCCTTCCCACTGCAGGCCTTTTTATGCTGTGTGATAAACAGTAGTAACCTCTGCTGGGAATGGCTCTCCCTGAGAACCAGTCATTCTCAGGGGTGCGATGTTTTTAATTAGAGCCTCAGCTCTTAgctattttcctttctccttgttagagaacctgacctaggATGTGGAGGTTTGGGAGATCTTGAAAAAAACATGCTTGAGTCAGCTCTCAATATGTGCAAATAGCACATGACAATTTACCAATATAACTTATAGTGCAGGCCTAAATTGCCTAACATTGAAAAGGCCTTAAGTTTGCTGTTCCATGCCTAAGCTCCCtatagctgggattataggcatgcaccaccaggcccagctgtttgttttgtttgtacttttagtgttttatttatttttgagacagagtctcatgtagcctagactgTCCCAGAACTTAGTATGTAGAGAAGAATGGCCTTTCACTCTTGATCCTCaaaagtgctggaattgcaagcCTGTGACTACACTCAGCTTAATAATGCTCCAGGCACAGGAATTATAGGTGCAAAGCATTCTGTCtgacttttatacacacacatgtatatagtgtatgtggtgtggatgtggatgtgtttTCGGGCCTGTGTAGTGGCAAGAGGTCAGTCTTGGTGGTGTTCTTTAGGCACtggtcatctttttcttttttNNNNNNNNNNNNNNNNNNNNNNNNNNNNNNNNNNNNNNNNNNNNNNNNNNNNNNNNNNNNNNNNNNNNNNNNNNNNNNNNNNNNNNNNNNNNNNNNNNNNNNNNNNNctccaactcagaaatccgcctgcctctgcctcccaagtgctgagattaaaggcgtgcgccaccactgcccggccttatttcttttctaaggatttattttgagttatgtgtatgtttgtgtgtggtagtAACATGGGTGGTTATTTGCACATGAATGCAGTTGTCCACAGAATACAAAGGATGAGACtggttcccctggaactgaagttacagacattAGTAAGATgtctaatgtgggtgctgggaactgaactcaggtcctctgcaagagcagtctgtgctcttagcctctgagccatctttctagccttatacttgcattgtgtgtgtgtgttttaagttaaAGTATAATTATACAATTTCCTCACTCTTTCTCCCTTCATTCCCCCATGTCCACTCCTGTACCACAGGCTCTTTTTCCTTAATTATCACTCCTCACCTTTTTGTtgaagcaaggtctctcactgggatcAGGGCCTTGCTAATTCATCTAAGCTGGCTGACCTGCCAACCAGCCAGCCctagggatccttctgtctctgcttcccagagctGACATTAGCACACTCCgccatgcctgttttttttttttttttttttttttttttaatgtgggtgctggggtttgaacacaggtcttcaggcttgcagagcaagcactttacccattgagcaTCTCAGTAACCcctaattatatatacattatttgaAAGGCACTAGAGTTATTGACACCACCTGTTGCTGACAATGCCAATGCAAGAATGAAGGCACACGTTCGACGAGGTACAGCGTTCTGTCAACTAGAATTGTATGTTGAAGGTAAGAGTCAGATGGAGGCATGGTGTAGCTCTGTTAGTAGACCCATTTCATTGCCTTGCATGCATGAGGCCGTTAGATCCCCAGTTCCATATAAActatgtgtggtggcacacacttgcaatcccaccagcacttgggaagttcaACATTGTCTTCAGTTACCTATCAAGGTCAAAGTCTTTTAAGCTtcaggagaccctgtttcagaaaaacaaaaagttgtCCAGATAACACAGGTATTTATGAGATACTTGCTTTATTGATTATTGTTGATATGTCAATACAGGCTTGCAAGATTACGAAGCTGCACTTAAGATTGACCCAGCCAACACAGTTGTACAGAACGATGCAGAGAAGATTCGGAATATAATTCAAGGGACAACACTGAAGTCTTGTGACTAGAGGCACTAGGTACAGGAGTCTCTGCAAGTACTCTAGCTCTGTAAAGCACAGTGCTAGAGAGTCTTTGGAATGGCAGAATCGCCTGATGAACCATCTCCAAGGTGAAAGTGGCCTATCTCTcagtgcctttgatcccagtactggaaaggcagaggtaggcaggtctctgtgagcttgaggccagccagagctatacagcaagcaaaacacaaaagaaagccaGAGAATGGGCTGTTTGAATCCTCCTCGGTCTTAGCACAGAGATTGGTTGGGCTTTGGTGTTGCTGTTGGCATATCCGGGATAGTCACAAAATAGAATTTCCACATAAAAGattgtacatataaaatattcttattatattaaatatagtatTACATTCTAAGTGACTGGCTTTGGTATAATatgtaaacaatttttttttttgggttttcgaaacagggtttctctgtgtagccccggctctgccacctgcctctgcctcccgagtgctgggattaaaggcgtgcgccaccactgcccggcatgtaAACAATTTTTAGTCACTTACAGATACACATAACTATatagttttctttatattatttgttgtaTGAGGCTAGACCAGTTAGAGTATAATATATATTGCATACCAACCCTGGGTTTGCTGGGTAAAAGGATgtagaattccaggctagcctgggctacatagtgaaactgtttcaagagaaagtgaagaaataaacaacagaaaaaccagTTACTCTGAAaaccttgtttattttttaaagagatttatttatacttaattttctgtgtatgggtgttttgcctgtaggAATGTGTACCACAGTTATATGCAGTGCCTGCAGTGGCCAGCAGAGAGCATCAGGTcttttggaactggaattacagacggttgtgaatcaccatgtgggtgatgggaattgaccCAAGCcctcaggaaaagcagccagtgctcttaaccactgagccatctccccagtccctaaGCCATATTTTGAACTTAGTTATAGGCTGTTGTTGAAAACAAGGGTCTTGTGtgtgcccttaatcccagcactcccaagTAGGAAATACAATGAAGATGCCttcttccaggccagcctgggccacatagcaagactgagtctcaaaaaaactaaccaaGGGCCAGTGTcacagcttagtggttaagaacacttgtggcttttccagaggactcaagttcagtgcCAGTCCTACATTGGATGCCTCACAACTACTTGGAGCTCCAGCTtcaaggatctgatgccttctttgaTCACTCTGAGCACTAGTATAGATACTTTTGAAGTGTCATGTTTGGGGCTTAATAATAAAGACACCAAGACATCTTTATAGTTTTAGCCTGCTGGCCTTTTTGTTGAGGGCAGTCTCCTGAGCTAGCAAGCCATCCAGACTCAGCTAATCTCCTACCAGATCTCCACCCTGTGACCCTGTGGCTCACTGGCTTCCTCCACGTTCTGCTCCTCCCCCAGCTTCAACCATTTATAAATAGAAAGCAGTCTTGGGGGCTATAGAAATAACAATATCATATCCCACCAGCACCTGACACTTTGGGCTCAGCAACTAACAATTGAGGATACTGGGGCACACATTCACACTGATGCACTATATGTGGGGGGAGGTTATCCCAACAGAGTGCAAACTcacatggtacatacacacacattaaaaataaagcttaaaaaatacATCCCAATGAAAGTTAAAACAAATTTAGTTTGCAGATTTTGATGTTTTGAGACCGGGTCTtacttttatagttcttttttgtttgtttgtttgtttgtttgtttggagacagggtttctctgtctagccctggctgtcctggaactcactttgtagaccaggctggcctcaaactcagaaatccccctacctctgcctcccaagtgctgggattaaaggcgtgcgccaccacgcccggcatactTTTATAGTTCTGTCTATTCTGGAATTCATGGTGGTCCTTCTGTTTCAGCCTTGCCAATGCTGGGTTTACAAACAGTTACtatagccaggcagtagtggcagatgcctttaatcaaggggcagaagcaggtggatctctgtgagggttagaggccagccttgtctacagagcggagctccaggacagccagagctacacagagacaccctgtctccaaaaccaaaaagaaaaaaagaaaacaaacaaacaaaaacgtaaCCATATCCTAGATCTGGGTCTGGTGTGGTGATTCACACCTCTGCGCTTAGGAGGCAGCCACGGAGATGAGCCATCTCGTGGACCCTTCTTCACTCATTTTTAGGGGGCTAGCTTGGTAGAAACTATGGATTCCAGGCTGGGCTTGAAATTATGGcaatcctgccttagccttccaagtaTTGGATTTTTAGGTGTgggccactatgcccagctaaaTGGTGATATACTTATGTTTGGCCTTTAGAGGTAAGGCCTCACTCTGTCGCTCTGGCTGGTCAGGAACTCCCTTTGaaacccagctggcctcaaatttgcaatcctcttgcctcaacttcctgaatgctgggttcATGTGAGCCATGAACTTTATTTGCTTTATTCCTTTGTTAGCAAGTATACTTAGTAGCACGTGCTAGATGAAAGCCCCTTGCAGCTTAGTGGGGTCCAGATATTTTGGACATGctagccaagcactctaccaactgggccAAATGCCTGGCCCGAGATAGGTTATTGTTGAGCCAAACAGGAGTGATCATAGCCCAAACACAATGATTCAAggggctattcctggttgtcaatttgactatatctggaatgaactacaatccagaattggagggctcacatGTGatccagatcttttttttttttttttttttttttgaatgaatggTTATTTCATAGTTGTTTATAAGNNNNNNNNNNNNNNNNNNNNNNNNNNNNNNNNNNNNNNNNNNNNNNNNNNNNNNNNNNNNNNNNNNNNNNNNNNNNNNNNNNNNNNNNNNNNNNNNNNNNNNNNNNNNNNNNNNNNNNNNNNNNNNNNNNNNNNNNNNNNNNNNNNNNNNNNNNNNNNNNNNNNNNNNNNNNNNNNNNNNNNNNNNNNNNNNNNNNNNNNNNNNNNNNNNNNNNNNNNNNNNNNNNNNNNNNNNNNNNNNNNNNNNNNNNNNaaaaaaaaaaaaaaaaaaaaaaaaattggaagaaacaAGTTTCCGGTctagatcttggcatggagacCTTGAGGCATAGTAACTATGAAAAGCTTTGGCcaaggcaaggtagtacacacctttaatcccaagagacaaaggcaaagatatctttgagttcaaggtctgcctggaataaaacaagtcccagatccaggcgtggttGTACACACCTTTGCAGGAAACCTATATAACATTGGAAGGAaggttcccttttcttcttctgcttgcatttacttgccagcataTCCGCTGGAATCTAGTTCTACAGAAGActagctgaaacaactagcctcatgggactgagtaactactagattcttggacttcccatccataGCTTCTTACTTTTGGACTAGTTGGACTACACACTGTAGTAAGTCATTACAACAAATTCTCTTAATATATAGAAACATTCCatcagttctgtgactctagaaaaccctgactaatagagCCCTTAGTAACATGATTCAATGTGAAAATAGTTTGAAGAAGTTTATAgttacagaacaacaacaaaaaagccacaaATCCAGGCACTTTTCCATACACTGGTGGGAACAGCAGGTCACAGTAAAGCAAGGCTTCATGTGCTATTTGAAACATTCTTAGCTGCTGGGTTGCTGGAAACCAATGACCTACCAAGTTAAAGCATTCCAAAGGTATGACTACCTCATAATCACAGGATGCCAGGTCAGATACAGAGCTGGGATAAGTGGCTAGTAAGGGGACTAGAGATAGTCCCAAAGATTGTTTCTCAATCTGTAACATTCCAACTCAATCaacctttaaaattcttttaacagGTGTGTGACTGTTCCTAGGAACTTCAGTTCACAGAGTTGTTTGCGGCAAGGTCTCACTGAGTCCAtcgggctgaccttgaacttgctattcTCTTGCTTCAGTCACCTGAGTGGTTGCTATAGGCCCGTGCCATCAGACCTGTCTGTATTTGGTTTTTGGTAGTGTAGACATAGGCAACTTTATTATAAAGTGGGGTATTCTCAGGTGGGTTTTGTTACTTTTTGGAAAGAATTTTACTGTGTTATCCCAGGTTGACCATGAAATTCTGGTCCTCGTGCCTAGGTCTGCAGAGTACTCAGGGTACAAGTGAACTCCAGCATGCCTAGCTTTGAacactttttaagatttatttttaaatttttaattgtgtgtgtgtgtgtgtgtgtgtgtacatactggTGAGTGGAGatgcctcagaggccagaggcatagGATCCCTggggagctggaattataggggCTGTGAGTCCGTTCCCCTTCTCCCATGGTGCTCAGGACAAcaagaacagtctgtgctcttaactgctgagccaccttttcTGCCcctgaacatgtgtgtgtgtttgtatgataGGGTCCATTGGTGTACATCTGGAGGCTAAGGTGGTTCTAGACTTTCTAGAGAATTCTAGGCTagctgggttacatagtgagactcttcttctaacataaagaaatgaatgaggTCACTGCCACtcatttttcagttaatttttttatatcttaaaagtgttgtgggctggtgagatggctcagtaggtaagagcacccgactgctcttccgaaggtccagagttcaaatcccagcaaccacatggtggctcacaaccatccataacaagatctgactccctcttctggagtgtctgaagacagctacagtgtacttacatataataaataaaataaatctaaaaaaaaaaaaaagtgttttgagAACATGCATTTGTATCTTCTTTATTAAAAgttattaaatttcaaatgttgaaAATTAGTTGTTCTAGACTTAGAAACTTACACCCCCAGGACATTTTCTCTTCAATTGTCAGAAGGAATTATTTTCATAGTGTGTGTTGATAATTAGGAGAATTGATAGTTCTGGTTCGGTCAGGGCCAATATTTAGGCTGTTGTTTTGATAAAAGCCGGTTGCTCTGAGGTGCTCTGTAAACGCCTGCTCTTGTGGTAGGTACTtacagggaaagaagaagggcCTGGGTGAGAAGGCCCCATACTGGCTGGCATTGGTCTTGTACATAATCATCTGGGGTTTGGACAGTGAGGTGGCTGTGTGCAATGTCTTGGGATCCaacatacaggaaaacacagggtTGCCAGGGTTTACGCACAGAGCCGGTGGTTCAGGTTTCATTTCTGCATCTGAAGTCAAAGAATTTTTCTTATCCTGAAAGGCACAAAACCCACCCTGAGTTACACAGGCATGTACTTGATTTATCCCCTcagcttttcttaattttttttcttttttctttttggtttttcaagacagggtttctctgtatagccctggctgtcctagaactcactttgtagaccagcctggcctcaaaatcagaaatctgcctagctctgcctcccgagtgctgagattaaaggcgtgtgccaccatgcctggctttggatattttttctttcctgctgcttctcgttatttttttaagtaagggtcttactatgtagccttggctggtctagaccaggctgttccaagatctgcctacctctcaagtgctgcgattaaagtcTATAATCGCCAAACCTggctctttctctcattcttttagAAAAAGTCTCaggtatcccaggctagcctagaccTCTTATGTTGCTTcagatgacattgaacttctgataaTCTTGCCCTCAACCTTCTAAGCAATTAGCATCACGGCATGGGCTGTCATGCCTATGTTTTACTTCATCTTTTAAATCCTTTGGCCagtgcaacttaaaaaaaaatcaccagaattATAGGCTGTGCTGTTACATCATCTATGGAGGCCTCTGTCCTGAGCAGCCCTGCTTACTTCAAAATATATGCGGCTGTCTTCCTCTTAcatgtctctccctgtctcttactGTCTGTGCTGCAACCTATACTGAAGGTTTCCTAATAAACTCCAGTCTTGATTTATACATAACTCCTGAAACTCTGTGTTAGTCAGTAATCTTTCTCATCCAAGAAGTCTCTGGAAAGAACTCACACCGCTTTCTCTGGTGGAGTGTGCTGGCTCCCGCTGTTGCTGACACACTCAGTCTTGTCCTGGTTCTTTGAAACaagagtctcattctgtagcccagactgccttTGAACTTAAAgcaccactcctgcctcagcttcctgagtgctggcactgCAGCAGACTTGTGCCAGCATGCTTGGCTATGAGATTCCTTGTACTAGCTCCAGAACACTTTACGTATCCTACATAGTTAAAAATGAGGCTGTGTCACAGTGTAGTTTACTAGTGTGAACTAATGTTCTCTAAAGTAGTCCTGGGGTGACAGGGCtagccaccactcctggctgcaTTTCTTACTTCATTGGTAACTATAGGGCAGAGTTGGCTCTAGTGTGGCCCACATCTGAATCTCAACATTGAGGAGTCACCAAGGTGAGCTTTctaagtctgaagccagcctggtctacatagggggTTCTGAACCAGCCAGGGCTCCAGGGTTACATCACAAGACTCTGCTTCAGAGATAGAAACAAGGCACCATGtctggtggcacttgggaggtgcCACGAatttaaggtcattcttggctatgcAGGGAGTGGACTACATGAAACCCAgtatcaaaacaaaaagtatgctgggcgtgatggcgcacacctttaatcccagcactcgggaggcagaggtaggcggatttctgagtttgaggccagcctggtctacagagtgagttctaggacagccaaggctacacagagaaaccctgtatcgaaaaataaaaataaataaataaatacatacatacataaataacaaaaagtatACTGCATGTGGAGTTCTGTGGTACATACAGCCTATTCATTTAACCCTCTGTaccggaaaacaaaacaaaatgccaaaaCAAACTACAGGAGCTACCTACCCTAGAAGGGCAAGACTGGCTTTGTGTcagtcagagaagcagagaccCCTGGAGCAGATGACTTAACCATGCAGCCTTGTCAATAGAGTCTACAGTTCTCTTCCCTGTCTTTCATGCTTTCCCATTCCTgtggtttgggtgttttgttgatgttcttagcttttttttttttttttttttNNNNNNNNNNNNNNNNNNNNNNNNNNNNNN contains:
- the C10H15orf65 gene encoding uncharacterized protein C15orf65 homolog isoform X1 → MAFAEEIKVARETNCDLDKKNSLTSDAEMKPEPPALCVNPGNPVFSCMLDPKTLHTATSLSKPQMIMYKTNASQYGAFSPRPFFFPCKYLPQEQAFTEHLRATGFYQNNSLNIGPDRTRTINSPNYQHTL
- the C10H15orf65 gene encoding uncharacterized protein C15orf65 homolog isoform X2, with translation MAFAEEIKDKKNSLTSDAEMKPEPPALCVNPGNPVFSCMLDPKTLHTATSLSKPQMIMYKTNASQYGAFSPRPFFFPCKYLPQEQAFTEHLRATGFYQNNSLNIGPDRTRTINSPNYQHTL
- the Dnaaf4 gene encoding dynein assembly factor 4, axonemal isoform X3 encodes the protein MPVRVSEFSWQQTPATIFLSLPLRGVCLRDADVFCGESYLKVNFPPFLFEVFLYAPIDDEKSKAKIGNDTILFTLYKKEPVLWDSLSRPGGRNWENIFPEKLKEDRAPEPRSPGSIQIRFTPRVFPTALRESQVAEEEEWLHKQAEARRAVNTDLPELSDLKEEEKNPDWLKDKGNKLFATENYLAAVDAYNLAIRLNCKIPLLYLNRAACHLKLKNLHKAIEDSSKALELLTPPVADNANARMKAHVRRGTAFCQLELYVEGLQDYEAALKIDPANTVVQNDAEKIRNIIQGTTLKSCD